The genomic segment AGTGCGCGATCACGAAGCTCAGCTCGGGGAAGTCGCGCGCCACGGGCGACAGGTCGACCGGGTCGGCGTAGCGCAGGTCACCGGTCGGGTCGACCGTCACGCCGTAGTGGATGATGAGGTTGGCGCCGAGTTCGGCGGCCTTCTCGAAGAACGGGCGGCACGCCGGGTCCGACAGCCGGTAGCAGCGGTTGACCGGATACAGCTTCACGCCCCGGAAGCCGGCGGCCATCTCGCGCTCGAGCAACGCGGGCGCGTCGGGCGAGCGCGGGTCCACGCTGCACAGCGCATGCACGTGACCGCACGCGGCGGCGATGAAGTCGCGCGTGTACTGCGAGTCCGGGAACACCGAGACGACGAGCGCCTTGGCCACGTCGGCAGCGCGCAGGCGGTCGACGTACCAGCACGCCGCCTGCTCGGCCGTCAGGTCGGGCAGCTCCTGGCCGCGGCGGCCGAACTTGCGCTCGGCGAGCGCCTTCTTGAAGCGGGCGGGCGCGTCCGGGTTGTTCTCGATGAACTCCGTCATGAGCGGCACGGTGAACAGGTGGACGTGCGCGTCGATCGCGTCCCCGGGCGCGGTCGGTCCTGCGGGCGCGAGCTCCGTCACGCGGCGCCCGTCCCGGCCGGCGGCGCGGGCGGCGGCACGTACTCGGCCTCGGGCTCCTTGGGGATC from the Actinomycetota bacterium genome contains:
- a CDS encoding amidohydrolase; the protein is MTELAPAGPTAPGDAIDAHVHLFTVPLMTEFIENNPDAPARFKKALAERKFGRRGQELPDLTAEQAACWYVDRLRAADVAKALVVSVFPDSQYTRDFIAAACGHVHALCSVDPRSPDAPALLEREMAAGFRGVKLYPVNRCYRLSDPACRPFFEKAAELGANLIIHYGVTVDPTGDLRYADPVDLSPVARDFPELSFVIAHFGAGWLDSVLRLGYQCANVCVDSSGTNNWMDHYVPKLSVADVFERCLTALGPERVLFGTDSGTTAPYRTWIRHMQQRTLEGLGVPDAWMDAVMRGNAARIFRLDEEWSAR